GTCGGACGGTAATCGCCACTTACGTTATAGTCGGCACTGGACTTTTGAATTGTTCCAGTTAGTTTAGCTCGATTGGTTAGGCGGCTACTCGCAAACGCCGCTGCCGTTGGCGACTTCGCAGCGCATCAATCGACAAAGGGCCCGCGCCGCCGAGGATAAGCACCGCCAGGCAGGCGATGTATAGCAGGTTGATTTCGTAACCAGGCGGGCCCAATTGGGGCCCCGCAGGGGTGAGGCCGATTGTGTTCACGGCGCTAAAGCCGAACTTGATGTTTACGGTAAACATCGCGCCCAGCATCGAAAGGATTAGTGGAACACTTACGATGGCGACAAATGCCCCGATTAGAAGAGCCAGGCCGCCACAAATCTCCAGCAAGGTCACCAGCCAGGCGTTAGCGAGAGGCAGTGGCACGTGAGCCTGTTTCAAAAGCTCGGCGAAGGCCGCTGGCCCACGACTCCACTTGGCCCATCCATGGACCATGAACCCCACACCAAGGATCATCCGAATTGGTATGGGAACCCATCGCTGCCACCGCTCACCGTTTAGTAATTCAAGCGTGCAGATTCCTTTTAAAAGATTGTGGTGGCGTCGCCTAACGAATAAGGAGATTAGCCACGGTAGGGGTGTCGTGCCAGCCGGACCGGTGTAGCCCTGCCGATTCTTTGGCCTGCGTCGGGTGACGATTGCAACGGATTGGTTCATGATGTTTCACCTTTCTAGACGGATTGAGATATCGAACAAAGTTGACAAGGAGCGCGGAACTTCACGGTCGGTGGGGTACGAGAGCGTTTCTTGTGCAGCGGCGATGATGACCTCCACGACTCTTTCCGGCGCAGTGAGTAAGGGCGTATGGTCGACGGCAAACGCATGAGTGCGCGCCTGCATTCGCTCGGCCATGAAACGTTGCGTTTTGGGATTGATCATGCGGTCTTCTTCCGCGATCAGAAACCAGGACGGCTTTGATCTCCACGCGGGCTTCGGAGCCGGCTCCTGGATGCACTTGAGTGAGATTGGCCGCTGGACCGCTTTGCATAATGCAATTTGATCTGCAGTGGCATGATGCGCGAAGGCGTTGGAGAACCCTTCCTCGGGCATCCAGATCCATCCTTCTCCGTCAGGTGCGAGATTGGGGGCTTGCGGATGCGCTTCATCGCGGTAAAAGACTTGGGCGACAGTCTCTCCCTCTTCAGGAGCAAGCGCCGCCACATAGACCAGTGCTTTGACGCGCTCGTCATTCGCCGCCGCAATCACTGCACCGGCATAAGCGTGTCCCGCGACAAGCACAGGACCGCTTGTCCTGGCGATCGTCCGGTTCAGTGCAGTGATATCGTCGCTGAGCGAGGTGAGTGGTAGCGGCGCTGCAATAACCTGCAATCCTTGTTTGCTAAGGGCGAGAATGACTTCCTTCCAACTCGATCCATCCGCCCAAGCGCCATGGGCCACAACTACCGCGGTGTTTTCAGGAAATGGCACGTTTCGTTCCTTCCTTGTGACCTCGTGTTACAGGTGTAAATCGGGAATTACTCCAAAAACTCTCGAATGCGCTCCGCAATAAACTCGCTCGAATCCTCGAGGGCGAAGTGGCCGGTATCGATTAGGTGCAGTTCCGCGTGAGGAATGTCCCGTTGGTAGGCTTTCGCCCCTTCCACTGTGAAAAATGGATCGTTGGTTCCCCAGACAATGAGCATGCGCGGTTGTTTGTTCCGGAAGTACTCGTGCCAGCCGTCGTAAAGTGTGACGTTTGATTGATAGTCATAAA
This genomic interval from Pirellulales bacterium contains the following:
- a CDS encoding alpha/beta hydrolase, yielding MPFPENTAVVVAHGAWADGSSWKEVILALSKQGLQVIAAPLPLTSLSDDITALNRTIARTSGPVLVAGHAYAGAVIAAANDERVKALVYVAALAPEEGETVAQVFYRDEAHPQAPNLAPDGEGWIWMPEEGFSNAFAHHATADQIALCKAVQRPISLKCIQEPAPKPAWRSKPSWFLIAEEDRMINPKTQRFMAERMQARTHAFAVDHTPLLTAPERVVEVIIAAAQETLSYPTDREVPRSLSTLFDISIRLER
- a CDS encoding DoxX family protein — its product is MNQSVAIVTRRRPKNRQGYTGPAGTTPLPWLISLFVRRRHHNLLKGICTLELLNGERWQRWVPIPIRMILGVGFMVHGWAKWSRGPAAFAELLKQAHVPLPLANAWLVTLLEICGGLALLIGAFVAIVSVPLILSMLGAMFTVNIKFGFSAVNTIGLTPAGPQLGPPGYEINLLYIACLAVLILGGAGPLSIDALRSRQRQRRLRVAA